The segment TGTATTGCACCTGCTCGGCGATGTACGGGTTCCTGCCACCCATGTTGAAGACTCCTCTATTCCTCGCGAATCTCGGCGGGCGCGAAGGGATGCGGCGCTTTCGGTCCTTCGCCCACGTCCGCGGTCTCCATGCTCTTGCCCTTCAGGGCCTCGGCGAGGGCCGAATCCATCATCATCTCCGCCAGCCGCAACGTGGCCTGATTCAGCCGCTCGATGGCCTCGCGGATGGCGCGATAGTCCTCGCCGAGCTTGGTCTTCTTCAATTCGTCTTCCAGCCGGCTGATCTCGGCGCGTTCGTCTTCGCTGAGCTGCTGCCAGGCGGGGTTCGTGCGCGCCTTGTCGAGGTGCAGCATGAGGTTGTCGGCCTCCAGGCGCGCCTCGATGATCTGCCGCTGGCGGAAGTCCTCTTCGGCGTAGTCGAAGGACTCCAGGATCATGCTTTCCACCTGCTCATCACTCAGGCCGTAGGTCGGCTTGACCTCGATCGCGGCTTCCTTGCCGCTGCGCTGTTCGCGCGCCGAGACGTGCAGGATGCCGTTGGCGTCAATCAGGAACTTCACCTCAATGCGCGGCAGCCCGGCCGGCATGGGCGGAATGCCCTTCAGATCGAAGCGCGCCAGCGAACGGCAATCCCTGGCCAGTTCGCGCTCGCCCTGCAATACGTGGATGGCGACGTTGGTCTGTCCATCCACCTGCGTGGTGTAGTGCTGCGTGGCCGACGCGGGAATCGTGGAGTTGCGCAGGATAATCTTGTCGGTCGCGCCGCCCGCCACTTCGATTCCCAGCGAGAGCGGTGTGACGTCGAGCAGCAACATGTCCCGAGTGACGTCGGACCCGCCGGCCAGAATGTGCGCCTGCACGGCTGCGCCCAGCGCGACGACTTCATCCGGGTTCAGCTCACTGTGCGGCTCACGCCGGAACAGCTCGCGCACCAGCGCGCGCACGCGCGGAATGCGCGTCGAGCCGCCCACCAGGACGACTTCGTCAATCTGCTCCGGGGTAAGCTTCGCGTCCTTCAGCGCCTGCCGGCACGGGCCGGCCGTGCGGGCGATGACGGGCTCGATGAGCTGCTCGAACTGCCTGCGTGTGATCTGGCGCTGGTACCGGCGTCCGCCGGGAAGCTCCACGTCGATGGAGGCGGCGTCGTCGGCCGACAGTGCGATCTTGGCGTCAATGACTGCCTTGCGGATGGCCTGCACGGCTTCGCCGTTGCGGCGCAGGTCGAGATTCATGTCGCCGCGGATGTCGTCCAGCGCGATGCCGATCAGCAGGTTGTCGATGTCGTCGCCGCCCAGATGCGTATCGCCGCTGGTTGCGATGACTTCGAAAATGCCTTCGTGCAGCTTGAGGATGGAGATATCGAACGTGCCGCCGCCCAGGTCGTAGACGGCAACGACGCCTTCCTTGCGCTTGTCCAGGCCGTATGCGAGCGAAGCGGCCGTGGGTTCGTTCACCAGCCGCAACACGTCGAGCCCGGCAATGCGCCCGGCGTCCTTCGTGGCCTGGCGCTGCGCGTCGTTGAAGTACGCGGGCACGGTGATCACAGCCTTGGTGACCGGCGCAGCAAAGTAGCGCTCGGCGTTGCGCTTGAGCTGGCGCAGGATGAAGGCTGAAATCTCAGGCGGCGTGAATTCACGCTCGCCCAAACGGATGCGCAGCACTTCTCCCGGCTGCACTCCCTCGGCGAAGCGGAAAGGGAAGAACCTCAGCTCCTCCTGCACATCCTCGATGCCGCGTCCCATCAAGCGCTTGACGGAATACACGGCGCGCTCCGGGGTCTCGATCAGGTGCCTGCGCGCCGGGTTGCCGACCACTACCTCGCCCTGCGCGTCGAGCGCCACCAGGGAAGGCAGCAGGTTCGCTCCGTCCTCGCCGGGGATGACCACAGGCGCGCCATCCACCATGAACGCCACCAGGGAGTTCGTGGTGCCGAGGTCGATGCCGACGACACGATCTGTAGTATCGTTTGTCATTCCAGTTCTTGCAATTGTCGAATTGCCACATTTACGAATTGTCGAATTTGTCGTGGAGGTGCTGACAGTCGTGGGTTTAATTCAGCAATTCGAAAATCCGACAATTCTTCAATTCTCCAATGCTTCATTCACATCTCTTACCAGATTGCGGATATACGACCGCCGGTTGAGCAAGTCCACCATCTTGTCGCGCACGGGGACGCGGGCGGCCTCCGCCGCACCTTCCGGCAATGCATCCCACTCATCCCAATACGATTCGAGCTCCGCACCCAACGCACTCAATTTTTCGTCGAAGTGCGACTTGTGAGCTTGAAGTTCCTTCACCAGCGCCGGATCCTCTTCGCCGAGCTTCTTGCCGGCGCGTAGCTCTTCGAGCTGCATGTTGAGCTCGAAGACTTCCTCGAGCAGGTCGGGCGGGACCACCTGTTTCTTTTCCTCGCCGGTCTGGCGGGCGCGGTCCGTAGCTGCTTTGGACTGCTCCTCGAGCTGTACGCCTTCGAGCTGGAGCAGGTACATGGTGCGCGCAATCGGGTCCTTCAGCGTTCGGTAGGCGTCGTTGAGCTGCGAGCTCTTCTCCAGGCTCCAGCGCTGCTCCTCAGCCGAGGCCTGGGCATAGACGTCGGGATGCAGGCGGCGGCTCAGGCGGTAGAACTCGCGCTCCAAGGCTACGGTATCCACGTTCAGCTTCCGGGGCAGGCCAAAAAAACGGAAATGGTCTACAGCTGCCGCCGGCTGCACCTTGCCACAAGCGGAACAGAAGTGCCCGCCGGCGTCGACCTCTGCGGCGCACGACCAGCACGTCAGCGCTCTTCGGGTTGTGGTTTCCGTCGCCATTAGACAGCTTCCCCGCCGTCGTTAGCTCTGCGATCCGGGCAGGATGAGCGCCCGCGGTAGACGATCAGGCCGGCGGCCGGTCAGCCCGAGAACGATGTCCCGCAGCCGCACGACTTCGAAGCGTTCGGATTGACGAAGACAAAGCCCTGCTGCATCAGCGACTCCTGATAGTCCAGGGTCATGCCGTGCAGGTAGATGAATGATTTCGGATCGACGAACACTCGCACGCCGTCGAACTCGAACACGCGGTCGCGCTCGCGCGCCTTGGAGTCGAAGCGGATGTTGTACGTCAGGCCGGAGCAACCGCCGCCCTGCACGCCCAGCCGCAACCCGCCCTCGGCCGGCGAGACCTTCTCTTTCGCCAGGGCCGAGCGGATCTTGGCCAGTGCGCGCTCGGTCACCTGGATGCCGCGGGCCGGAGCAGCCGTAGGAGCGGCCGTCGGGACCGTGACCTCCGGTTTTTCCGTGGTTACGGACATCCGTGTCCCTCAGTCGCCCGCCTTGGCCTCGACCGGCTTGGCTGCAGCAGCTCCCTGCTTCTTCTTCCAGTCACCGATGGCGGCGCGAATGGCGTCTTCCGCCAGCACCGAGCAATGGATCTTCACCGGGGGCAGCGCCAGCTCGCGCACGATGTCGGTGTTCTTGATGCCCAGCGCCTCGTCGATGGTCTTGCCTTTCACCCATTCGGTGGCAAGCGAAGAGGAAGCGATGGCGGAGCCGCAGCCGAACGTCTTGAACTTGGCGTCCTCGATGCGCTGCGTCTCGGGATTGACCTTGATCTGCAGTTTCATCACGTCGCCGCACTCCGGCGCGCCCACCAGCCCGGTGCCCACGTCGGGGCTCCCCTTGTCGAGGGAGCCGACGTTGCGCGGGTTCGTGTAGTGATCCAGGACCTTGTCGCTGTATGCCATGTAACCTGTTCTCCTTCTCCTTCTGAAACTTGTCAGTGGCTCTCCGCGGGAGCGGCCCAACTGACCTTCTTGAGGTCGATGCCTTCCTTGGCCATCTCGTAGAGCGGCGAAAGTTCGCGCAGCCGACGGACCACTTCCGTCAGCTTGCCCACCACGTAGTCCACCTCGGCCTCGGTGTTGAAACGGCCGATGCCGAAGCGGATAGAACTGTGCGCCAAGTCGTCGCCGGTGCCCAGCGCCTTGAGCACGTACGAAGGCTCGAGCGTGGCCGACGTGCAGGCCGAGCCGCTCGAGACCGCGACGTCGTTGATGCCCATCAGCAGCGACTCGCCTTCCACATAGGCGAAGCTCATGTTCAGGTTGCCGGGAAGGCGATGCTCCATCGAACCGTTGATGAACACCTCGTCCAGGTTCTCCATCAGCTTTTCTTTCAGGCGGTCGCGCAACCCGGCCAGGCGCTTGGACTCTTCCGGCATTTCCTGCATGGCCAGTTCGCAGGCTTTACCGAAGCCCACGATGCCGGGGACGTTCAGCGTGCCGGAGC is part of the Terriglobales bacterium genome and harbors:
- the hscA gene encoding Fe-S protein assembly chaperone HscA, whose protein sequence is MTNDTTDRVVGIDLGTTNSLVAFMVDGAPVVIPGEDGANLLPSLVALDAQGEVVVGNPARRHLIETPERAVYSVKRLMGRGIEDVQEELRFFPFRFAEGVQPGEVLRIRLGEREFTPPEISAFILRQLKRNAERYFAAPVTKAVITVPAYFNDAQRQATKDAGRIAGLDVLRLVNEPTAASLAYGLDKRKEGVVAVYDLGGGTFDISILKLHEGIFEVIATSGDTHLGGDDIDNLLIGIALDDIRGDMNLDLRRNGEAVQAIRKAVIDAKIALSADDAASIDVELPGGRRYQRQITRRQFEQLIEPVIARTAGPCRQALKDAKLTPEQIDEVVLVGGSTRIPRVRALVRELFRREPHSELNPDEVVALGAAVQAHILAGGSDVTRDMLLLDVTPLSLGIEVAGGATDKIILRNSTIPASATQHYTTQVDGQTNVAIHVLQGERELARDCRSLARFDLKGIPPMPAGLPRIEVKFLIDANGILHVSAREQRSGKEAAIEVKPTYGLSDEQVESMILESFDYAEEDFRQRQIIEARLEADNLMLHLDKARTNPAWQQLSEDERAEISRLEDELKKTKLGEDYRAIREAIERLNQATLRLAEMMMDSALAEALKGKSMETADVGEGPKAPHPFAPAEIREE
- the iscU gene encoding Fe-S cluster assembly scaffold IscU, yielding MAYSDKVLDHYTNPRNVGSLDKGSPDVGTGLVGAPECGDVMKLQIKVNPETQRIEDAKFKTFGCGSAIASSSLATEWVKGKTIDEALGIKNTDIVRELALPPVKIHCSVLAEDAIRAAIGDWKKKQGAAAAKPVEAKAGD
- a CDS encoding iron-sulfur cluster assembly accessory protein: MSVTTEKPEVTVPTAAPTAAPARGIQVTERALAKIRSALAKEKVSPAEGGLRLGVQGGGCSGLTYNIRFDSKARERDRVFEFDGVRVFVDPKSFIYLHGMTLDYQESLMQQGFVFVNPNASKSCGCGTSFSG
- the hscB gene encoding Fe-S protein assembly co-chaperone HscB, with amino-acid sequence MATETTTRRALTCWSCAAEVDAGGHFCSACGKVQPAAAVDHFRFFGLPRKLNVDTVALEREFYRLSRRLHPDVYAQASAEEQRWSLEKSSQLNDAYRTLKDPIARTMYLLQLEGVQLEEQSKAATDRARQTGEEKKQVVPPDLLEEVFELNMQLEELRAGKKLGEEDPALVKELQAHKSHFDEKLSALGAELESYWDEWDALPEGAAEAARVPVRDKMVDLLNRRSYIRNLVRDVNEALEN